Sequence from the Rhodococcus pseudokoreensis genome:
GCGGCGGCACCCCGAGCTCGATCGGAGATCACGGCTCGGCCGAGGACGATGCCCGCGGCCCCGGCGAACCCTTGTCCGAAGCGCGAGAGGGCGAGAACCTCGATGGTGGGGGCGAGAGCGCATGCTGCACTGAACAGTGCGCAGATGAGGGTGCCTGCGAGTAGCAGGGGTCGTCGACCGTAGCGGTCCGACAGTGGTCCGATGACGAGCTGCCCGAGGGCGAGGCCGACCAGGAAGGTCGTGAGCGTCAACTGAACTGCTGAGGCACTGGTGTCGAATTGGACTGCCATTGCGGGGAACGCAGGCAGGTACATGTCGATGGCGAGAGGGGCGACTGAGGCCAGGAGTGCCAGAGTCGCAATCAATGTCGCCGGAAAGTGGGTGGATCGGACGTTGCTGCCGTGGGTAGTGGCGACGGCGTCATCGATCTCGTCTACGGCTGTGCCGGTTTCCTGGGGATGCTGGTTCACATCGACCTTTCTATCTGAAAGTATATCTAACTATAGATATACCATTGCTTGTACACTGTTGTCGTGTCCAAATCCCCACGCGTGGTCGACGATGATGTCCAACTCTTGGCGCAGACTGCGCGTTCGCTGGTGTGGGCCTTGCGTCGCTTCGGGGAGCGGGAGGCCGGCCTCGCCAGCATTCCGAATTCGGAGATCGAAGTACTCCGCACCGTGGCAGAACGGCCGGGAAGTACCGTGTCCGAGGTCGCCCGGTTCCTGGGTTTGCAGAGCAGCAACGTGAGCACCACGGTCCGCAGCCTCGTCGATCGTGGACTGCTCGAAAGACGGGCCGATCCCGGTGACCGGCGCTCGCACCGATTGCACCGGACGGCCTTGGCCGAGCGCGATAATCGGATGATCGACGAGATGTGGGTCCGCGGAGTTCGTAGCCTTCTGGAGGGGATGAGTCCTGCGGACGCCGCAAAGCTCGCTGAAGCGATTCCCTTGCTGGCGCGCCTGGGCACTATGCCGGACAACTGAGCGGAACGTGCACCGCTGCAAGCGTATTCTCATCGCAGGAGCGGAAATGGCCCTCAACGCGGCAAAGACGATGACCGTCAAGAAGTTGAGCGTGGTGACTCGGGCGGGACGCGTTTGCCACGACATGAAACGCCGCTGGCGTCGACAAACACTGCAGACACCGCTGAGGGCAAGAGTTCGTCTTGTCTTTGGATCATAGGGGGAGATCGCGGGCTGTCCGACGATCGGTACCCATTCTTGGTCGAGGACCGACTCGGCGATCTTCGCGGCAATCGACCCCACCGTCTCGCGATCCCCTCGATGGTGAGGGTGCTTGCGGTGCCACCCACCTTCGCCGTACAGAACTTCCTAACTGGCGTTTCGAGGCCCCCAATTGGGCGGGCGCCGTCGTCACCGCGATCGACAGCGTCGGCCGGACTCGATCGGATCGTCAGGAGGTCGACGGGTGTCCTCCGAACTTCAGGCGTTGGCGCGATTCCCTCTGGCTATCCGCTGTTGCGTAGCGCCGTGGCGAGGCCGTTCATTGTCAGTAGGATGCCGTGGCGCACCTGGTCGGTGTCCTCTCCGGCGCGGAAGCGCTGGAGCAATTCGACCTGCAGCGTATTGAGCGGCTCGAGGTACGGGAACCGGTTGTGCACCGATCGCTCGAGTGCCGGGTTGTCCGCGAGCAGTGAGGTGTGCCCTGTGATCGTCAGGTACGCGTCGACGGTGCGCTCGTGTTCGGTGGTGATCTTTCCGAACACCCTTTCGCGCAGGTCGGGGTCGCGTACAAGGTCCGCGTAGCGGGCAGCGAGGCCGAGGTCGGACTTTGCGAGGACCTGTGCCATGTTCGACAGCACCGACCGGAAGAACGGCCACCGCTGGTACAGCTTCTGGAGTGTGGCGAGCCGGTCCGGATTGCCGCCGATCCAGGTGTGCACGGCACTGCCGGTGCCGTACCAGCCCGGGAGCATGACGCGGCACTGTGTCCACGCCAGCACCCAGGGGATCGCCCGTAAGTCCGTGATCGAGTTCGTCGGCTTGCGTGAGGTCGGGCGCGATCCGATGTTCAGGGCACCGATCTCGGCGACCGGCGTCGACGTCGTGAAGTACTCGACGAACCCTGGGGTTCCGTGCACGAGGTCCGTGTAGGCGGTCCGTGCGAGAGCGGCGAGCTCGTCCAGCACGCTGTACGCGGATTCGGCGTCGTCGCGCAGGCCCTCGACGTCGATCAGGCTCGATTCGAGCGTCGCGGCGACGAGGGCCTCGAGGTTGCGGCGCGCGAGGGTGGGTTCGCGGTACTTCGCGGCGATGACCTCGCCTTGTTCGGTCAGGCGCAGCGAGCCCTGGACCGCGCCGGGTGGTTGCGCGAGGATCGCGTCGTAGCTGGGTCCGCCGCCGCGGCCGACGGTGCCGCCGCGGCCGTGGAACAGGCGCAGCCGGATGCCGGCGTCGCGGGCGGTGTCGACGAGGTCGAGTTCCGCGCGGTACAGCGCCCAGTTCGCGGCGAGATACCCACCGTCTTTGTTGGAGTCCGAGTAGCCGAGCATGATTTCGACGAGACCGTTGCGGCAGTCGACGAGGCTGCGGAACTCCGGGACACTCAGCGCGGCAGAAAGTGTCGCGGCGCCGGCGCGCAAGTCGTCGATGGTCTCGAACAGGGGGACTACGTGCACGGAACTGTAGGGCAGATCAGAGTCGAGGTTGAGCAGGCCCACCTCTTTGAGCAGAACTTGGACCTCGAGCAGGTCGGAGACGGACGTACACATGCTGATGATGTAGTGCTGAATGGCGGCCGGACCGATGCGGCGGACGACCTCGGCGGCGGCGCGCAGGATCGACAGTTCCTTCGCGGTCTCCTCCGACAGGTGCGCGTCGGGTGTCGTGAGCGGGCGGCGGGTGCGCAACTCGGCGGTGAGGAGCGCTACCTTCTTCTCCTCGGGGAGGTCGCCGTAGCCATCGACGATGCCGGCCCACGAGAGCAGTTCGGCGACGACGCGTTCGTGGACCTCGGAATTTTGCCGCAGGTCGAGTGGGGCGAGGTGGAAACCGAAGACCTCGATTGCGTCGCGCAGGTGCGTGAGCCGGTGGTCGGCGATTGCGCCGCTACGCCCGCGGCGCAGGGACGCGTCGATGATGCCGAGGTCGGCGAGTAAGTGGGCGGGGGTTTCGTAGGCGGGCAGTCCTGATGCCAGGGTGTGCGGCAGGTCACCGACGGGCAGTAGGCGCGCCGCGGTGGCCGTGAGTCGCCCGCGGATTCCGTGGATTGCGCGGCGATACGGTTCGTCGGCACGGGCGGCGCCGTCGTCACCGGAGGCGTCGGCAAGTCCGCGGAGCTCGTCGGTGGTCGGGGTCCCTCGCATCGACATCGATAGTTCGCGTTCGAGTGCCGCGAGCTGGCTCAGGTGGTGGCCGACGGCCTTTGCGCATGCCTTGTCGCATGCGGCTGTGACGACGTCGGCGGTGACGTTCGGATTGCCGTCGCGGTCTCCGCCGATCCAGCTACCCGGTCGTACGATGGGTTCGGTGAGCACGGTGGCGTCGGGCCAGCGACTGCGCAGGGCGGCGCGGACCTGGGCGTTGAGCGTCGGGACGACGTCGAACAGGGCGAGATCGTAGTAGCGCAGGCCGTTGTCGATCTCGTCGCGAATCTGCAGTCGGGCCAGCCGGATCAGGGCGGTCTGCCACAGCGTGAGGATTTGGCGGTGCAGGTCCTTCTCGATCTGCGCGAGCTGCATCGAGTCGTTGGTGTACGCACGGCTGCGCATGAGTTCGGTAACGGCGGTCTGCACGTCGAAGACGGTGCGGCGGCGAGTTTCCGTGGGATGCGCAGTGATGACGGGCGCGACCAGGGCTGTCGCGAGCGCATCGCTGACGGTATCCGGGTGGAGGTCTGCGGAATCGAGTTTGGCGTAGGTCGCGGCGAGCGAGCTGTTCGGTGGCGGGTCGCCGGCGTGCACGTGCACCGAGCGTCGGCGTTCGCGGTGCAGATCCTCTGCGAGATTGGCCAACAAAGCGAAATGGCTGAAGGCTCGGATGACCGGGGTCAGATCGTCGGTGGGCACCGAGGCGAGGCGGTTGGCGAGATCTGCGCGTTCGATTTCCGAGCGGCGGATGCGGAGGCTCTCGACGCGGGCGGTCTCGACGAGGTCGAAGATCTCGTCGCCGGCCTGGTCGCGGACGATGTTGCCGAGGATGCCGCCAAGTAGGCGGATATCCTGTCGCAGGGGCTCGCTATCTTCCAGAGCGGGATCGGTGACTGTGTTCAATCGGTTTACCATCGCAGTTCCTCGTCGAAAGAGTCGTTCAGGCTGGGGCCTATCGGTCGTTCGTCACTGTCCGGCGCGGATCCGCTGCCCGTGGCGGTTCCGGACGAGTCGACATCGTCGGTTACCAGAAAATCAGTTCGATCGCTGCGCAATTGGAACCGAGGCCGTTAACATCGATCCGCTCAGCCGCGCACCGGATCGGTGTTTCGGATATCGGCCAACTCCTCGACCTCGCCTACGATCGCGATTGAGAATCGGCGCCGCAATTCAGGTGATGGCGCCCAGGCACAGTGTGTCCGGAGCAGTCGATGCACACCGCGCCAGGATCGGACCCACGGTCAGCGCCGCCGAACGGGACCGGTCCTGGTCGGCGGGCAGGCATTGACTACCAATGAGATTCGCGTGCAAGTTCACGATGCATCCATGCTTTCGCCTCCACCCGGACGGCTCTACAGCCTGCGACCCGGCTCATGCAATTCTGTCGACAACGATAGCACTCAGCGTGCTATCGATAGCAATCAGTAAATGTGTGGTTCCAGCCGTAGCGGGCTGATTTGCAGTGCAATGAGGCTCACGATGCACGAAGTTGACGACCTCTGCGGGTCGAATCAGTGCCCAGCTAGTGCGGATGGCAGCGAGTGGCCACGCGATCAGCCGGTCAGAGTGACGCCACCGACGAGGCATGGGAGGGTCGGCGCGCTGCCGCCTCGACCGAGAGGATGCGCAGAGGGCGAGGAGTCGACACGAGGGGTGTTGGCGCGCTCTGAGAAAGGCTAGGGTGCTATCGAATTCACGCCCCGAGATGACAGTCGCGGCCACCACGGCGCACAACGCGATGGCCGATCCGTCGAGATGCTCGAAGATCCGGTCAACGCATCCTCCGCCCCGAATTCGGGCACGGCCTCAGAGGTGGTGCCGGTGCTGCTCGGGATCGGGACCCTCAACTTCGTGGCAGATTGGCTATTCAGATATAACTATGAGTTGGTAAGTATTACGATGGGAATCGTGGGAGAGAATCAAGTTCGTCAACGCCGTGGGCGCGGCTCGACCGCGCCGAAGCAGGCCCCGGACGGCCAGTGGGCCGACTTCGCCGATCTTGTGCTCACCATTTCCCGGGAGATCAAGTTCGGTGATTACTCCAGCGAGGAGGCGGTGTCGCTCTCGCCGTCGGAAGGCGTCGTGATGCGCTACTTGCATCGCCACCCGGGATCGATACCGAGTCGGGTCGCGCATGCCTCGGGTTTGCAGCGCAGCAATCTCAGCACTGTGCTTCGCGGGCTGGAGGACCGGGGGCTCATCGAGCGGCGCAGCGGTGTGGACGACGCTCGTGAGGTGCAGATCTTTCCCACGGCTCGCGGGACGAGCAACTACGCGTTGGTGCGTACGGAGTGGGCCGAACTGGTCTCCGCGGCGGCCGGAGGCGACGCCGACCTGGATGCGGCCGTGGCGTTATTGCAAAGAGTTGAGGCCGGGCTCGTCCGGCTCCGGCAGGCCGGCGAGCAGGCTTCCTGACCCCCGCAACTCCGCAACGGGCCGCGGCCGCAGGCTCTCGCCGCGGCCGTGGCACATGGTGCTCGCTCAGTGCGCCGGTTGCTGGACCGCGTTGTTGAACCGGGCAGTGCGCACAAAGGCCAGGGCCACAATGGCAGCCACTGGCAGTAGCGTCACTTGCCACAAGCCCGCCTGACGCCAGCCGAAACTGTCCACGAGAGCGGCGAAGAGCAGACCGGAGAACCCGGCGGCCATGTAGTAGCTGGTGATGAACAGTCCGGCGCCGCGTCCGACCTGACTCGGCCGCACCGCTCGCTGCATCGCACTATTGCTGTTGGGGAAGACGAAGCCGGTGCCGAAGACGCCCATCAGGAAGGCGAACAGGCACTGCCAGCCGAGTGTGGCCTGCACCTGGTAGATGAGAATGCCGATCACCGAAATCGCCAGATGGCTGCCGATCAGCAGTGCGCGCTGATTGACCCGGTCGCCGAGCCAGCCACCGAGCAGGCCGGCGACACCGCCGAGGCCCACCAAGCTCATGGCGAGCGCGGACTGTGCGGTGCTGAAGTGCAGTTCGCTGATCAGAAACGTCGGGTAGAGACCGAGAAATCCATAGAGGACCATGCCGCCGATCGCCGAGCTGATCCCCAGCGCGGCGGTGTTGCGGTTGTACGGCGACGCGGGCATGTAGTCGAAGGTCGCGGTGCTCACCGAGGTTTCGACGGCGCGTTCGGTCATTCGACGGCTGAGCGTGAACGCGGCGATCAGCGCGACCGCCAGTCCGGACAGCCCGAACACGACGAAGGGCGCCCGCCAGCTGCCGAAACCGGTGGCCATACTGACGCCGAGGAGCGGGCCCAGGAAAACCCCCGCCCCGAACGCGACGCCGATGCCGCCGAGCGCGAGTCCACGTCGGTGGTGGAAGTACGCCCCGACCGCCGCGAACAAGGCAGCGGCCTGCATGCCCTCGCCGAAGCCGGAGATGATCCTGTACGCCGACATCTCGCCGAAGCTGGACGCGAGTGGAACCGCCAGCGTGCCGAGGGAGTAGATCACGATGCTGACCAGCAGCACGGTCTTGCGGGAGAAGCGGTCCACCAGGTATCCGGCCGGTAGTCCTGCCAGTGCCATGCCCAGTGTGAAACCGGTGGCGAGCAATCCGCCTTGCTGCAAGCTGAACCCGTACTCCGTGCGTATGGTCGGAAGAAGTGGGGCGAACACTTGCCGATCCATGGCGTTGACCATGAACGACACCGCCATCACCAGGAACCCCGTCGCGACGACGAGCTTGGGCACGGGGGCCTGGAGAAGTGCCGCCTTGTCACGGGCAAGGA
This genomic interval carries:
- a CDS encoding MarR family winged helix-turn-helix transcriptional regulator; the protein is MVDDDVQLLAQTARSLVWALRRFGEREAGLASIPNSEIEVLRTVAERPGSTVSEVARFLGLQSSNVSTTVRSLVDRGLLERRADPGDRRSHRLHRTALAERDNRMIDEMWVRGVRSLLEGMSPADAAKLAEAIPLLARLGTMPDN
- the ppc gene encoding phosphoenolpyruvate carboxylase; protein product: MVNRLNTVTDPALEDSEPLRQDIRLLGGILGNIVRDQAGDEIFDLVETARVESLRIRRSEIERADLANRLASVPTDDLTPVIRAFSHFALLANLAEDLHRERRRSVHVHAGDPPPNSSLAATYAKLDSADLHPDTVSDALATALVAPVITAHPTETRRRTVFDVQTAVTELMRSRAYTNDSMQLAQIEKDLHRQILTLWQTALIRLARLQIRDEIDNGLRYYDLALFDVVPTLNAQVRAALRSRWPDATVLTEPIVRPGSWIGGDRDGNPNVTADVVTAACDKACAKAVGHHLSQLAALERELSMSMRGTPTTDELRGLADASGDDGAARADEPYRRAIHGIRGRLTATAARLLPVGDLPHTLASGLPAYETPAHLLADLGIIDASLRRGRSGAIADHRLTHLRDAIEVFGFHLAPLDLRQNSEVHERVVAELLSWAGIVDGYGDLPEEKKVALLTAELRTRRPLTTPDAHLSEETAKELSILRAAAEVVRRIGPAAIQHYIISMCTSVSDLLEVQVLLKEVGLLNLDSDLPYSSVHVVPLFETIDDLRAGAATLSAALSVPEFRSLVDCRNGLVEIMLGYSDSNKDGGYLAANWALYRAELDLVDTARDAGIRLRLFHGRGGTVGRGGGPSYDAILAQPPGAVQGSLRLTEQGEVIAAKYREPTLARRNLEALVAATLESSLIDVEGLRDDAESAYSVLDELAALARTAYTDLVHGTPGFVEYFTTSTPVAEIGALNIGSRPTSRKPTNSITDLRAIPWVLAWTQCRVMLPGWYGTGSAVHTWIGGNPDRLATLQKLYQRWPFFRSVLSNMAQVLAKSDLGLAARYADLVRDPDLRERVFGKITTEHERTVDAYLTITGHTSLLADNPALERSVHNRFPYLEPLNTLQVELLQRFRAGEDTDQVRHGILLTMNGLATALRNSG
- a CDS encoding MarR family winged helix-turn-helix transcriptional regulator — translated: MLEDPVNASSAPNSGTASEVVPVLLGIGTLNFVADWLFRYNYELVSITMGIVGENQVRQRRGRGSTAPKQAPDGQWADFADLVLTISREIKFGDYSSEEAVSLSPSEGVVMRYLHRHPGSIPSRVAHASGLQRSNLSTVLRGLEDRGLIERRSGVDDAREVQIFPTARGTSNYALVRTEWAELVSAAAGGDADLDAAVALLQRVEAGLVRLRQAGEQAS
- a CDS encoding MFS transporter; translation: MANAAPANAGKVLARDKAALLQAPVPKLVVATGFLVMAVSFMVNAMDRQVFAPLLPTIRTEYGFSLQQGGLLATGFTLGMALAGLPAGYLVDRFSRKTVLLVSIVIYSLGTLAVPLASSFGEMSAYRIISGFGEGMQAAALFAAVGAYFHHRRGLALGGIGVAFGAGVFLGPLLGVSMATGFGSWRAPFVVFGLSGLAVALIAAFTLSRRMTERAVETSVSTATFDYMPASPYNRNTAALGISSAIGGMVLYGFLGLYPTFLISELHFSTAQSALAMSLVGLGGVAGLLGGWLGDRVNQRALLIGSHLAISVIGILIYQVQATLGWQCLFAFLMGVFGTGFVFPNSNSAMQRAVRPSQVGRGAGLFITSYYMAAGFSGLLFAALVDSFGWRQAGLWQVTLLPVAAIVALAFVRTARFNNAVQQPAH